The Medicago truncatula cultivar Jemalong A17 chromosome 4, MtrunA17r5.0-ANR, whole genome shotgun sequence genome includes a region encoding these proteins:
- the LOC11405567 gene encoding subtilisin-like protease SBT5.4 → MPSSIHHVLVSLLICVLWTEPTIAIKQSYIVYLGSHSHGPDPSSFDIESATNSHYDLLGSYLGSTEKAKEAIFYSYNKNINGFAAILDEDEAAEVAKNPNVISIFLNKKHKLQTTHSWDFLRLKSNGGIRKDSIWKRSFGEDIIIGNIDTGVWPESKSFSDEGMGPIPKKWHGICQVDKQNQDKFFCNRKLIGARYFYKGFLASPSGGKGLHSVSFNSARDIDGHGTHTLSTAGGNFVANASVFGYGNGTASGGSPKARVVAYKVCWDSCYDADILAGFEAAISDGVDVLSVSLGGDFPVEFYDSSISIGSFHAVANNIIVVAAGGNSGPAPSTVSNLEPWVFTVAASTIDREFTSFVTLGDNKTLKGASLSELELLPNKLYPLITGADVKYDNASSKDALNCEGGTLDPQKAKGKILVCFQVPDDCHFLCRTHKGVEAARVGAVGIILANSDKDSGSGIQADPHVLPSSYVNFIDGSYIFNYINHTKSPVAYISKVTTQLATKPAPFIASFSARGPNLVEPTILKPDITAPGVDIIAAYSENISPSEQEYDKRRTLFNIMSGTSMSCPHVAGLVGLVKSLHPNWSPAAVKSAIMTTATTEDNTGGPILDSFKEKATPFDYGAGHIQPNRVVDPGLVYDLNITDYMNFLCARGYNSSMLRFFYGKPYTCPKSFNLKDFNYPAITILDFKVGQSINVTRTLTNVGSPSTYTAQIQAPPEYVIYVEPKTLSFNQKGEKKEFRVTLTFKLQSKDKSDYVFGKLIWTNGKNYVVGIPIALNNPH, encoded by the exons ATGCCATCCTCCATTCATCATGTGTTAGTGTCACTTCTTATTTGTGTTCTTTGGACAGAACCTACCATAGCAATCAAACAG tccTATATTGTATACTTAGGATCACATTCTCATGGTCCAGATCCTTCATCATTTGATATTGAATCTGCCACAAACTCTCACTATGATTTACTTGGATCTTACCTTGGAAG CACTGAGAAGGCCAAAGAAGCAATATTTTATTCttacaataaaaatattaacgGCTTTGCTGCAATacttgatgaagatgaagcagCTGAGGTTGCAA AGAATCCTAATGTTATATCAATTTTCTTgaacaaaaaacataaacttCAAACAACGCACTCATGGGATTTCCTTCGGTTAAAGAGCAATGGTGGAATTCGAAAGGATTCAATATGGAAGAGATCATTTGGTGAAGATATTATCATTGGAAATATAGATACGG GTGTTTGGCCTGAATCCAAGAGTTTCAGTGATGAAGGGATGGGACCAATCCCAAAAAAATGGCATGGAATTTGTCAAGTTGATAAACAAAATCAAGATAAATTTTTCTGCAACAG GAAGCTTATTGGAGCAAGATATTTTTACAAAGGATTTTTAGCAAGTCCAAGTGGTGGTAAAGGTCTCCACAGTGTATCATTTAATAGTGCACGTGACATTGATGGTCATGGTACACATACTTTATCAACTGCCGGAGGAAATTTTGTTGCTAATGCAAGTGTATTTGGCTATGGCAATGGAACAGCAAGTGGTGGATCGCCAAAAGCACGAGTTGTAGCCTATAAGGTTTGTTGGGATTCATGTTATGATGCAGATATTTTGGCTGGTTTTGAAGCTGCCATAAGTGATGGTGTCGACGTGCTTTCAGTGTCTTTGGGTGGTGATTTTCCTGTTGAATTTTACGATAGCAGTATTTCCATAGGGTCTTTCCATGCAGTTGCCAATAACATAATTGTTGTGGCTGCTGGAGGAAATTCAGGACCTGCTCCTAGTACTGTATCCAACTTGGAACCATGGGTGTTTACAGTTGCTGCAAGTACAATTGATAGAGAGTTCACTAGTTTTGTTACCCTTGGTGACAACAAAACACTCAAG GGTGCTAGCCTTTCAGAGTTGGAATTGCTGCCTAATAAGTTGTATCCATTGATAACTGGTGCTGATGTCAAATATGATAATGCATCTTCCAAAGACGC CCTAAATTGCGAGGGTGGAACTCTTGATCCACAAAAGGCTAAGGGGAAAATATTGGTTTGTTTTCAAGTTCCAGATGATTGTCACTTTCTTTGTAGAACTCATAAGGGTGTGGAAGCTGCTCGTGTAGGTGCTGTTGGAATTATTTTGGCTAATTCAGATAAGGATTCAGGGAGTGGAATTCAAGCTGATCCTCACGTGCTTCCATCTTCATATGTTAACTTTATAGATGGCAGTTACATTTTTAATTACATTAACCACACCAA GTCTCCTGTGGCTTACATTTCTAAAGTGACAACACAGTTGGCTACAAAGCCAGCTCCTTTTATAGCATCTTTTTCAGCAAGAGGACCAAATCTCGTTGAGCCAACAATCCTCAAG CCTGACATCACCGCACCAGGAGTCGACATAATTGCTGCTTATAGtgaaaatatatctccctcggAACAAGAATATGATAAACGCAGAACTCTTTTCAATATTATGTCAGGAACTTCAATGTCATGTCCTCATGTTGCTGGTCTTGTTGGGCTAGTAAAATCTCTTCATCCTAATTGGAGTCCTGCTGCTGTCAAGTCAGCAATCATGACAACAG CAACAACAGAAGACAACACTGGGGGACCTATTTTGGATTCATTTAAGGAAAAGGCAACTCCATTTGACTACGGAGCAGGACACATTCAACCTAATCGTGTGGTCGACCCTGGACTTGTATATGACCTAAATATTACTGACTATATGAACTTTTTGTGCGCTCGTGGCTACAATAGTTCCATGCTTAGGTTTTTCTATGGCAAGCCCTACACTTGTCCAAAATCCTTCAATTTGAAAGATTTCAACTATCCAGCAATCACAATTCTGGACTTTAAAGTCGGACAATCTATAAATGTTACTCGTACTCTTACAAACGTGGGGTCTCCAAGCACATATACCGCACAAATCCAAGCTCCCCCGGAATATGTAATTTATGTTGAGCCTAAGACGCTGAGCTTTAATCAAAAGGGCGAAAAGAAGGAGTTCAGAGTTACATTAACCTTCAAGCTGCAAAGTAAGGATAAGTCTGATTATGTCTTTGGAAAGTTAATTTGGACCAATGGAAAGAACTATGTTGTTGGGATACCTATTGCACTTAACAATCCACATTAG